The nucleotide sequence GAAGTATTTTGCATAAATAGAAGAAGCAATGGCTAAATTTGTTCTAGACAGCACAAAGCAGTACTATGAATTCTAACATAAGGTTACTTGGTGTTTGCCAAAgattcaaaataatgaaatcacAGACAAGTCACTGACATGAAATGAGGAAGAGATTTGTGCAAGCCGAGCTCCAGAAGTTGTGCCCAAACAGCAGGATCAGTTTGGGGAAGTTGTGAGCAAGCAGGAGGCAGAAGTTTTACCCCCAGAGCACATGCTGAGCATATCAATGTCTGCCCCACAGAAATCCTTACTCACTGCAGGAACAAAGAatgaacacacacagcaccttAACTCTTGAATACAAGGTTAAAAGGATTTCGCACTCCTAACCACATCTAATTactcttaaaattaaaagaagaagtTTCCTTACCATGGGCCtggtgtgctgctccagcatggtTAGCTGGACATAGGTCTGCAGAGTTATTCCCCACCTCGATGCATCCTGGTACATTAAGCCCTGGGGTCAGAGATGGAagcaggacagatggacacTTGTTAGGACAAACAGCACAACAGGAAGTTTGGGTTATTAGGAAGCTTTTGCCCTACAACAGCGTTGCTCTAAGAAGCACACTAAAATAGCTGACATCAGGTTTGATTAGAATTAAGTGATCATTTGCTCTCCACAATGGACAGTTAATGTACAATTATGGCCCTGTCCCTACAGACACTGAGTGGGAGGTTGGTTGAAGTCAGCAGGAATTAGTTACTCTGCACATAGAACAGTCAGAACcaagtaatgaaaaaaacccctatctACTACTCTATTTTTGTGCACTGACAGACTCTCAGTACACCCAGTGCATCCAGATATCATACAGAGTTCTAAGTATGGTCTGGGCCTCAGAAAAGGTTAACAGGCAGCTGTTCTTCCCAAAGGAtcctcagagcagctctcaggTAGCTGTTCCACTTTCTGACTGCTGCaattccacacacacacagaacttaCAAGAAACAATCTATCCtgcacagcagagaaaggatctcactcaaaataaaacatcattCAGTGTCTGTTGGCTGAGGTGACAAGTTTtaagccagcagcacagcttcagccCACAGGTCTgaccttctccttttctccctgccaAGACCAGACTTTCCCAGTGCTCCGAGGCTGCTGTGGTGTCGTGCAACACGTGCCCCACCCTTTACTAACAATCAGAAAGGCATCAGCAACTCCTAGGAGGGACAATTTACTCCTCCAGGGGGCCTGTGCTAACACTGATGGTATTTAACACGTGTCAGGGCAAGTATGGCTTgggctgtgtccacagggcggaCCGCAGATCCCTCCTCAGCCACCACGGGGTTTGTGCAGAGGGCTGAGCCCCAagcacagcactgacagcagggACCACTTCCAGCACCACGGCAGGGTTGGTGTGCAACTGCAGCTGGgacccagggacagccccggggcaACAGTTCCAAGAAGCCTCGGCCACCCAAAGGTCAACAGAAGCCCTCAACGCCTCACTGAGCTGAATTTTCCTtatctgcagcagccacaggatcACAGATTCATACAGTGTtaaggggttggaatggaccttaaaagatcatccagtgtcaccctctgccatggcagggacaccttccactgtcccaggctgctcccagccccagtgcccaacctggccttgggcactgccagggatccaggggcagccacagctgctctgggcaccctgtgccagggcctgcccgcCCTCAGAGGAAAGAGTTTCTTCCATACATCCAACCTAAACTACTTCTCTTTCAATTTGtccccttttccccttgtcctgtcactgcagttcctgaggAATTGTCCCTCTCTggtttccctgcagcccctcagaccCTGAAGGAGCTCTGGGGTCTCCACACAAGCTTCCCCtctcaggctgagcagccccagctctcccagcctggctccacaggggaggtgctccagccccctcagcacctccgtggcctcctctggactcgctccaacagctccatgtccttcttatgtTGGGGGCACCAGAGTTATTCAAAGAACTCCAGTCAAACAACATTAACTGACCAGATCCACCCCTCACCTTGAGTGACATCCTGCCCTTCTTTGAAACAGGCATAAGCACATTTAGAAAGAACTGCCACACTCAGGGCTCACCTTCCTGGGAATTGCTTTAATTCACACCCCACTGGACACCCAGTCCTTGCCAAAAGCACATTTTATATGCCATGTTTCTATTATATGCATGTCTTAATCACAGTAGAAGCTCTTTTGCTTTGTGGAGctttaatttttgctgtgtAATGTTTGGATCACACCTTTTGGAGCAGTTTTGCTGGCTGATAAAAAGCCATTACACGTCTTGCTAAAAGAACAGCCACTGtaactgcagaaataatttctgccaCTTACCAGTATATTGTGACCTCGAACATTCCTCCACTTGGTCAAAGGTTCCTTCAAAACCTGGTTAAAAAGAATAACTCCATGTTCAATGCATCTTGGATTCAAAATACTTAATGTGACCCTACAAGTGTACAACTATTTTTAAGGAATACTTGAGCAGTAAATCAGAGTATTCAGGACTTGTATTGGAAACTCATCAGACTTAAAAAAACAGTACTGAATTCTGTAACGTAAAAGGTAATAATGAACACTgctaaaaatagagaaatgtcAATACCCAACATATTCttagcatttttaaatgctgattaGACTACCTCATACGCctggagagaattttttttttttggagtcaaaATCAATGTGATGTAAGGGAAAGAACAGCTTAGCAGAGTACTTCGCATTTCAGTGACAAGCCCATCCCCTTACAAATTAACTTCTCAGAAAGTAACGCTTGCCAGCAAAGGAAGAGGACCAGAGTGCTACCACATTCTACCACAATGTGTTCTAACAAACAGAATGTATTCAAATCTTTTACAAAATGAATCAGAAAAGCATCTACCCTGAATAGGTAAAATCACAAGAGACTTGCCTGGTTCAAACAGGGTCTAAATCTGCAATAATACTGTAGAGTCAGGCCTAGGAGAATCTCATCAGCCAGGGAATTTAAGTAACTACTTAAAAATGTTGCATGGTATGCAAATTAAAGTCTGTTATCCTTTGGATTAACAGTTAATTACTTCATAAGGACAATTCCTGTAAAATTACCAAATAATATCTGGCAACCCAGCATTTCGAGGAGGACTCctaaaaattattacaaaatgTGTTGCCAGGTCTGTTGGGGAAAGCATTAATAACTGTTGTACAAAAACAATTGTTCAATCAAGGTTCGACcttgattttgtttaaaatacaacaaGCCTGCCCTTCCCCTAACCTGGTTCTAAGCAACACAAAATCAAATACCGGATCAGTCTAAGAGGTCTCCTGAACCAGTTCTAACAGAtgttccttcttttaaaaaagccatCTATTCACTGGGATCTCTGTTACATGGCATAGGTATTTTTACATAATAATTCTTTACTTTGCTTTTACCACACCCATCTAAGATTTCAGTGACGTGAAATGGCAAACAGGCAAGTCCAAACATGCCCACGCTCTGCGAGTTGCTGTTACTTTATAAAGGTACAAACTCTGATTCACGGGTTTTACTGGGATTTTGGCATCCTGTACATACATACCACATGTGATCTACATTTCTCTGCTGCAATTTGCCTATAAAACGTTGGgttgctgccccagcagccccctgctgctccctcctcacaCACCCAAGGACACGGTGGATCTAAGACAAGCAGCTGCTCAGTGATGGAAATAAGGACAAAGAAATGTGCATCCAGTACCTCAGTGCTGGTAGTTTGTGCAAAATAATCCAGGCATGTTGTTTTTCCACTCGCAATGTTGCCCTCGATACAGATCTGGTGAAAAACAGAGTCACTTTGAACAGTGAACAGTGTGTTAGAAATGCACCCTGCCCGTTCCAACATGCCAGCTCCCTACCCTGGGAACGGATTATTTCATGGGAAGGCACTGGCGATCTGTTTGGATGTTGTGactctcccagagcagcactttttccctccttgctacccccacagccagcccctgccctgcttacAGCTTCCTCCCCCCTCCCAGGAGCCCGGGGGTTCCAGTgggtcactgctgctcctcactctGCCACCACCCACCTCAGAGACCTGACTACCAGCTTCAAACAAGTGCCAGCTGAAGTAGTCATTTCAGCATCCATTGTATAGCTGGCTTAAACCTTAAGTGGGCTCACATTTTTATCTTCAGAAACCTAAACAACTAAAATAAGctaagagaatttttttcaacCGCCTTAAAATGATTTATAGCCCAAGAGAGTTATATAAGGCAATGGCAAGGCTACACATGCAACACTGAACCCAAAATGCCACCTGTCCTGACACAAGCCCTCACAATTTTATTCCTAACAACTTTTGCACACATCTCTCACAATTTTATTACAATTTTCACAACTAGACCAGCAAAGAGTATGACCCAGTGACAGACCCACCACTACAGTGACACAGCTATGGCCTACGCTTGCCAATACACACACTCAGATTATAACTGAATTGTAATGAAAGAGGCTGcactgtttattttgctttctgaacaAAATGCAAATACTTACAATTCTCTTTCTAGCATCTTTTTTAATCAGATGCTTATCTAGAATGGAAATAAACAACAGTTAACATCAAAGTGGTCTTAATAACTTAGTTATACTGAGCCTCTTAATGTGAGACGCTCTAGGACATTGTTAGGTTCCCTATGGCTTAACATGACACTATTTTCTAAATTATCAACCTTCAAGGTTCTAGGTAATTATTGGGTCATGTAGCAGACACATTGTGGCACCGACTGACACAGATTTAGCTGAAGCTGAACGCTGTCCCTGACGCTGCCAAGTCCAACGCTGAGTGCTCACACTTTCACCACATTTTTGCTacatctgctgctcctcagcgGGTTTGCGTagaggaaaaatgaattttagaaAGACCAGCTGGCGCAGCACCCACTGGCCTCACAGGTCCGGCGGGTAAGAGCGAGGATTACAGAGCAGCTCCAAAATAAGCACCTTACACCTCAAAACAGGGCAAAAACACTGTCCAAGCCAAGCTGAGCTTACGAGACCCTTCACCCAGCCAAGCACGGCAGGAAGGCAGGGACGGGCTCGGCGGTCACCCCCGGTCAGAGCTCCAATCTGACCCCGCTCGCTCCTGTTGCCCCAAAGCCGCTCCAGGGTCTGACCCGGTCCTGCTCCCTCAAAGCCGCTGCACGGTCCGACCCCGCTCCCGGGTCCGACCCCTCTCTCGGGTCTGATCCAGCTCTCGGTCTGATCCAGCTCTCGGGTCTGATCCAGCTCTCGGGTCTGAccccgctcccgctcccccAAAGCCGCTCCAGCGCATCCCGAGGGCTCGCACTGACCCGAAGCCGGGTTCAGGGGCGGTCGCCGGGCCCGTCCCGTCCCCTCCCCGCGGTTCCGCCCCGCACTTACGGCCGGTAGCGGCGCGGGGCCCGCCCGCTGAGGGGCCGGGGAcggcgctgcccgcgccccGCTGGCCCCAGGCCCaggccgcgccccgccgccaCATTGCCCATCCCGCTGCCGCCCGGACCCGCACCGGACCCGGCtccgccccgctccggccctTCCGCCGCCGCCCCATCACTTCCTCCGCCCCTGAGGCGCTCTGAGGCGGGGCTGGTTCAGCGCTGGCGATGGCACCGGGATCACCTGCGGGATCGGCTCCGGGATCTCCCCGGCTGGAGGGGCCGTCCCGGGGTGCCAGTCCTGCCGGGCACCGCCCCGGCAGCGCTGCCGGCCGGCTGGAGGGGCCGTCCCGGGGTGCCAGTCCCGCCGGGCACCGCCCCGGCAGCGCTGCCGGCCGGCTGGAGGGGCCGTCCCGGGGTGCCAGTCCCGCCGGGCACCGCCCCGGCAGCGCTGCCGGCCCGACGCGGCTGCCGCTGGACCGGGCCTTCCCCCGCTCGGCGTGGTGCGCGGTGAAGATCGCCCGCACGGTACGGCctggggcggccccggggcccgCGGCATGGCCCGGGCCGGCGCTGACCCCGTCCCCTCCTGTCCCGCAGATGGTGGCGCTGGCCGCCTTCATACGCTTCCTGACCGCGGGCGAGCAGCTGTTCTACGCGGCGTATGCCGGCCTGGACACGGTGATCATCGtcttctttctgctgctctaCCTGCTGAGGCTCGACGCGCGGATGCGGTGGCTCCCCTGGCCGCTAGCTGTGAGTACCCGTGGGCTCCGAGTACCGGGGTGCTCTGGATGTGAGTACCGATGTCCCCTGGCCGTGAGCATTGATGGACTCGGGCCGTGAGTACCAATGTTCCATAGCTGTGGGTACGGCTGTCCCCTGGCTGCGGGTACTAATGTCCCCTGGCTGGTGGTACCAATGTCCCCTGGCTGCGGGTACCAATGTCCCCTGGCTGCGGGTACCaatgtcccctggctgtgggtaccagtgtcccctggctgtgggtaccaatgtccctggctgtggctaccagtgtcccctggctgtgggtaccaatgtccctggctgtggctaccagtgtcccctggctgttgcagctgctggctgtgagtgccagcagggcagtgaaCAGGAGGGATCTCCTGTCCCAGGGGACTTTGTCAGCCAGCCCAGTGATTGTTTCTGTACAGGTAAGACAAGCCCTCGTGTTCTGTGGAGGTTGAGGCAGGTTTTCCTAACGGAGCGTTCTGTTCCATCAGTTCTGGATGGCTGCTGGATCCGGTAACAGCCCTCCCGGCACAGGCACTGTTTGCCTCTTTGCCTTTGTTGTGTAACACCTTCACACCACCAACTAGTCACACACTTTCACCCAAATACCCACGAGTTCTGCTCCTACCTCCCTTTTGTACATGTATTTGCTGCTTTGGTCCATCAGGTGTAGCCAAGTTGCAAAATATCAGgcaaaaacaacagaagaaatgtaaaatgagCAAGTTTTACTATAAACACTCTTTTTACCATCAAACCACTGGGTGTCAGTGTCTCACTGTCCTCTCGCACAGATACTGCTGTAACTCTGTTTTCATGGCAATCCAGCCATTTTTCACCATGCCTTCTCTGTTGGGAGCTCTCCACGTTCTCCTTCAGGCCTgtatttccaaataaatattttgcttccaCTACCTGTTTCAGGATATTTTCATGTCGGGGACGTCAGTGATGTTTCTCATCCCTGTGGGCTTGACTGCAGTAAAAATCAAGACCAACAAGTGGATAATGGATGGAGGAGTAAGTAGGAACCTTGTTAACGAATTTCAGTTCTTAAAGTGCAGTGATTTGAACCTCTTGGTACACTGACATTGTGGAAGGACCATGCAAACAACTGTCTTGGAAGAACATTCAGCAGTAGCAAACAAGGTACATTCAAGTGTatctcacaaaaagaaaataatcctcCCATGACTATTAATTTAAAGATGACAAGAATTAGGAATTGCTGCAGAGAAGTACTGAAACATTCAGAATTTCTAGTGTTTTTAAGTAATCTACATTTGCTCCCATAGCTTGAAATCCCAGGTGGGGGAATCCCTAGCTCTTTTAGAACTATCCAGTTTGGCTATTTGAGAAAAAATTACAACAGTCCTGCTAAAAAGAGTTGAAGCTTTTTAACAGACACGCTGGTACTTCCCTCCTGGCATGTGCATTCTTGTTTCTGACACAAACTGAGGAATTACGTCAGTTGAAAAGGGGTTTTGTTCATACTGTGATTGTAAGAATTCATCTTCTTAAGATTTAACCAAATTAATAGTTTGTGtaactgatatttttaattcaaatggCAACTAATGTAATTAACCTTAATAAACAGCtaggaggggaagaaaacccCTCAGTTTTAAAAGTCTCTAGAAGTACAAGATACAGTACAAGCTGAAATGTGACaagaaaccaaaagaaaccTCAAACCTACAACAGAGGTCTTTCAAACTGAGCTTAGGAGATGGTGGGGGGGAAAGTTGATGGCTTCATTGGCAACAGCATCCTAAAAAGGAGACTTTGTGATAGATTGACTGTGCTGGAATAGAATTTATATTCTCAGTTGTGAAGTTCACAGAAATTAAAGGTGGGAGCAGGAGACTGAGCAGGTAGCTGGGAACACAAGTTTGGGTGGAACATGGGACATCTCCAGTGCTGGGAGGGACAGAATCACCCCCAGCCAGTTCTCCTGAGGCACAAACTGCCTTGAGCTGTCCTCTCCCAAGAGCTCTCCTGAAAATAACTCCCCTGATCAGATAATTCagtgctttcagaaaaaaaccctgtgtgcATGTGGGGTGGGGCTGAAGGGCAGGAACTGAGTGAGTTAACTCAGTGGCTCTtctgcaaacacatttttccagttACCTGCCTGAGGTTGTCTATTTTCTGAGTAGTTTAGTGCATTTTATTCAGTTTGGAGAATGTTTCCCTTTCAGAGGAGAAGAGCATTTTCCTGCTGGGCTTGTTTCCACAAATACTGACTTTTCCCCTTGACTTTTTTCAGGGCCAGTCCCATTAATAAGCAATCCTTAAAGGGACAGAGGGGATTTCATTAAGGATAAAAGCATTGTCTGGCATAATGCAGCATTAGCTTAGCTTTCAAGGAGAGCACCACACTATCTCCAAGGCCTGACACAAACATCAAACAGAGCAGGCTCTCTGAAAGGCTGATGGGATGTAAATATGGGTGTTATTTGATTTATCAGCTGTCTCAAATCACACACGTTTTCAAGCCCAGAACAAAGTTAGGAAGATGTATTTACTGCTACCTTGATGAGTCACTACAGTAAAAGCTCAAGATTTATTGGGGGCACTAATTTTATGATAATTTTTATAGGTGTTGAGTCTTATATTGCTTGCTCTCTGCCTTGTTGACATATTTCTTCTTTCGGAGAAGATTAGCCTTGagaaagcaagagaaaggaGTGCTGCCAGTTAAGATTGATGTGTTAGTGAAAGAATGAGTTCTCCATCCCGTTTCCCCACTGTCTTTTAAAGACAGTAAAGTATTTTCACATACTCGATTTTGAATTTCCTGTGCACTGATGTTTCTGCAAGTACCATTCATAAGTTTTCATACTTTTCCAAATGCAGTTTCAGCGTTGCAATTTCACCAGTTAAAGCTTCAGAGAGAATTGTCATGTTTTTCTAAACTTAATTGTGTTTTTACCTGTAcgaaaattattttcatggttGTCGTCTTTCtctaataaaaaagaaaataaaaacgaGCTTAAGCGCATTAATCTTATTTATTTACTAAGTGTAAAAAAGTACATTAAAGTAAtgtacattttaaagaaaagtaaaaatgtaatGACCCAGTAACCATGCTTCGGAAAGATTTTGTTGGGCCATGTGAATTGCATGTTAAAGCATTCGCCGAGGCATTTGAATCCTGAAATTTCAGCCTTGAGCGGGGTTTGGCCTGGGTTACCTGCAGCGGCCCCTTGGAGCCCCAGGCGCCCGGTGGTTCTGTGCTTGGTGTGTTCAGAGTGGCGGGGACAGAAGCCCCCCGGCTCCCTGGTGtcgctccagcagcacaggacaggcGGAGGTGGCGGCCCAGCTCCATTGTCCCGGGGCTGGGGCGAGCGCTGGGGCCGTCCCCCACAGCTGGGGAtgctgaaacttttttttcacGTTTCCGCAGTGTCACGATTTCCGCTTCCCtccttcagagaggaaaaaaaaaaatttaaaaaaaaattccacgGCCAACCCCCCAcccctgttggagtccaggggatccctctgacagccctggagagtcagggggctgtacaggggggtctgggatctgtacaagggggtcagccagcctcccacagagcccagaaggactctgattctggctcctatccatggaagtgaatgctcacatgaaggaagaatcacagatcctaagaatttagaagtagatagtagtttgttATAGAGTATACATgtagagattaggattcatagtatacggggctgagaggacaagatggaggaattggggagtggcccctagtttccttgttcttgttctcatcccccatcttttgctgatttggactttagagattggtttagaatagaactgacatgttagcgtagcaagttagtattggtaatgttctgtaaacaataaatacgtcttggactgtggttgggtcgggagtacggtacataaggtacggggctctctgatccgggcagtccagcggcagcccagcgccagtccaacggcgtgtcttgctttgctggggacgccttgcaaagccgaacaagaacagttagataatatgaaataaacaaccttgataacttcAGCTGCTGGACCcacagtgtcgtctctgccttcggtgtgaaacgctcagggcaaagagaagacagaaaaccttattatcttggggaacagcaaccccag is from Prinia subflava isolate CZ2003 ecotype Zambia chromosome 13, Cam_Psub_1.2, whole genome shotgun sequence and encodes:
- the LOC134557828 gene encoding collagen alpha-1(I) chain-like isoform X6, translating into MKAASATICGTGGDGVSAGPGHAAGPGAAPGRTVRAIFTAHHAERGKARSSGSRVGPAALPGRCPAGLAPRDGPSSRPAALPGRCPAGLAPRDGPSSRPAALPGRCPAGLAPRDGPSSRGDPGADPAGDPGAIASAEPAPPQSASGAEEVMGRRRKGRSGAEPGPVRVRAAAGWAMWRRGAAWAWGQRGAGSAVPGPSAGGPRAATGHKHLIKKDARKRIICIEGNIASGKTTCLDYFAQTTSTEVLKEPLTKWRNVRGHNILCPSVLLPSLTPGLNVPGCIEVGNNSADLCPANHAGAAHQAHDSENCVSYVPPESAEKQA
- the LOC134557828 gene encoding collagen alpha-1(I) chain-like isoform X2, with the translated sequence MKAASATICGTGGDGVSAGPGHAAGPGAAPGRTVRAIFTAHHAERGKARSSGSRVGPAALPGRCPAGLAPRDGPSSRPAALPGRCPAGLAPRDGPSSRPAALPGRCPAGLAPRDGPSSRGDPGADPAGDPGAIASAEPAPPQSASGAEEVMGRRRKGRSGAEPGPVRVRAAAGWAMWRRGAAWAWGQRGAGSAVPGPSAGGPRAATGHKHLIKKDARKRIICIEGNIASGKTTCLDYFAQTTSTEVLKEPLTKWRNVRGHNILCPSVLLPSLTPGLNVPGCIEVGNNSADLCPANHAGAAHQAHVCREASMKMYRVKFCVADFPHKDDGAVDSQCKTRFCGKLVSKGKNARGGLCCPE
- the LOC134557828 gene encoding collagen alpha-1(I) chain-like isoform X3 — translated: MKAASATICGTGGDGVSAGPGHAAGPGAAPGRTVRAIFTAHHAERGKARSSGSRVGPAALPGRCPAGLAPRDGPSSRPAALPGRCPAGLAPRDGPSSRPAALPGRCPAGLAPRDGPSSRGDPGADPAGDPGAIASAEPAPPQSASGAEEVMGRRRKGRSGAEPGPVRVRAAAGWAMWRRGAAWAWGQRGAGSAVPGPSAGGPRAATGHKHLIKKDARKRIICIEGNIASGKTTCLDYFAQTTSTEVLKEPLTKWRNVRGHNILCPSVLLPSLTPGLNVPGCIEVGNNSADLCPANHAGAAHQAHDFPHKDDGAVDSQCKTRFCGKLVSKGKNARGGLCCPE
- the LOC134557828 gene encoding collagen alpha-1(I) chain-like isoform X4, whose product is MKAASATICGTGGDGVSAGPGHAAGPGAAPGRTVRAIFTAHHAERGKARSSGSRVGPAALPGRCPAGLAPRDGPSSRPAALPGRCPAGLAPRDGPSSRPAALPGRCPAGLAPRDGPSSRGDPGADPAGDPGAIASAEPAPPQSASGAEEVMGRRRKGRSGAEPGPVRVRAAAGWAMWRRGAAWAWGQRGAGSAVPGPSAGGPRAATGHKHLIKKDARKRIVLKEPLTKWRNVRGHNILCPSVLLPSLTPGLNVPGCIEVGNNSADLCPANHAGAAHQAHVCREASMKMYRVKFCVADFPHKDDGAVDSQCKTRFCGKLVSKGKNARGGLCCPE
- the LOC134557828 gene encoding collagen alpha-1(I) chain-like isoform X8 — encoded protein: MKAASATICGTGGDGVSAGPGHAAGPGAAPGRTVRAIFTAHHAERGKARSSGSRVGPAALPGRCPAGLAPRDGPSSRPAALPGRCPAGLAPRDGPSSRPAALPGRCPAGLAPRDGPSSRGDPGADPAGDPGAIASAEPAPPQSASGAEEVMGRRRKGRSGAEPGPVRVRAAAGWAMWRRGAAWAWGQRGAGSAVPGPSAGGPRAATGRFEGTFDQVEECSRSQYTGLNVPGCIEVGNNSADLCPANHAGAAHQAHVCREASMKMYRVKFCVADFPHKDDGAVDSQCKTRFCGKLVSKGKNARGGLCCPE
- the LOC134557828 gene encoding collagen alpha-1(I) chain-like isoform X5, which translates into the protein MKAASATICGTGGDGVSAGPGHAAGPGAAPGRTVRAIFTAHHAERGKARSSGSRVGPAALPGRCPAGLAPRDGPSSRPAALPGRCPAGLAPRDGPSSRPAALPGRCPAGLAPRDGPSSRGDPGADPAGDPGAIASAEPAPPQSASGAEEVMGRRRKGRSGAEPGPVRVRAAAGWAMWRRGAAWAWGQRGAGSAVPGPSAGGPRAATGHKHLIKKDARKRIICIEGNIASGKTTCLDYFAQTTSTEVLKEPLTKWRNVRGHNILGLMYQDASRWGITLQTYVQLTMLEQHTRPMILKIVFPMCHLSLQRSKHENVQGEVLCCRFPP
- the LOC134557828 gene encoding collagen alpha-1(I) chain-like isoform X7, whose amino-acid sequence is MKAASATICGTGGDGVSAGPGHAAGPGAAPGRTVRAIFTAHHAERGKARSSGSRVGPAALPGRCPAGLAPRDGPSSRPAALPGRCPAGLAPRDGPSSRPAALPGRCPAGLAPRDGPSSRGDPGADPAGDPGAIASAEPAPPQSASGAEEVMGRRRKGRSGAEPGPVRVRAAAGWAMWRRGAAWAWGQRGAGSAVPGPSAGGPRAATGHKHLIKKDARKRIICIEGNIASGKTTCLDYFAQTTSTEVLKEPLTKWRNVRGHNILGLMYQDASRWGITLQTYVQLTMLEQHTRPMRSKHENVQGEVLCCRFPP
- the LOC134557828 gene encoding thymidine kinase 2, mitochondrial-like isoform X1, with translation MKAASATICGTGGDGVSAGPGHAAGPGAAPGRTVRAIFTAHHAERGKARSSGSRVGPAALPGRCPAGLAPRDGPSSRPAALPGRCPAGLAPRDGPSSRPAALPGRCPAGLAPRDGPSSRGDPGADPAGDPGAIASAEPAPPQSASGAEEVMGRRRKGRSGAEPGPVRVRAAAGWAMWRRGAAWAWGQRGAGSAVPGPSAGGPRAATGHKHLIKKDARKRIICIEGNIASGKTTCLDYFAQTTSTEVLKEPLTKWRNVRGHNILGLMYQDASRWGITLQTYVQLTMLEQHTRPMISPIRMMERSIHSAKHVFVENLYRRGKMPEVDYAVLSEWFDWIQNNIDVSVDLIVYLQPSPKVCYERL
- the LOC134557828 gene encoding collagen alpha-1(I) chain-like isoform X10; protein product: MKAASATICGTGGDGVSAGPGHAAGPGAAPGRTVRAIFTAHHAERGKARSSGSRVGPAALPGRCPAGLAPRDGPSSRPAALPGRCPAGLAPRDGPSSRPAALPGRCPAGLAPRDGPSSRGDPGADPAGDPGAIASAEPAPPQSASGAEEVMGRRRKGRSGAEPGPVRVRAAAGWAMWRRGAAWAWGQRGAGSAVPGPSAGGPRAATGHKHLIKKDARKRIICIEGNIASGKTTCLDYFAQTTSTEVLKEPLTKWRNVRGHNILGLMYQDASRWGITLQTYVQLTMLEQHTRPMSAEKQA
- the LOC134557828 gene encoding collagen alpha-1(I) chain-like isoform X9, which codes for MKAASATICGTGGDGVSAGPGHAAGPGAAPGRTVRAIFTAHHAERGKARSSGSRVGPAALPGRCPAGLAPRDGPSSRPAALPGRCPAGLAPRDGPSSRPAALPGRCPAGLAPRDGPSSRGDPGADPAGDPGAIASAEPAPPQSASGAEEVMGRRRKGRSGAEPGPVRVRAAAGWAMWRRGAAWAWGQRGAGSAVPGPSAGGPRAATGHKHLIKKDARKRIICIEGNIASGKTTCLDYFAQTTSTEVLKEPLTKWRNVRGHNILCPSVLLPSLTPGLNVPGCIEVGNNSADLCPANHAGAAHQAHEKQA
- the LOC134557828 gene encoding collagen alpha-1(I) chain-like isoform X11, whose amino-acid sequence is MKAASATICGTGGDGVSAGPGHAAGPGAAPGRTVRAIFTAHHAERGKARSSGSRVGPAALPGRCPAGLAPRDGPSSRPAALPGRCPAGLAPRDGPSSRPAALPGRCPAGLAPRDGPSSRGDPGADPAGDPGAIASAEPAPPQSASGAEEVMGRRRKGRSGAEPGPVRVRAAAGWAMWRRGAAWAWGQRGAGSAVPGPSAGGPRAATGRFEGTFDQVEECSRSQYTGLNVPGCIEVGNNSADLCPANHAGAAHQAHDFPHKDDGAVDSQCKTRFCGKLVSKGKNARGGLCCPE